The following proteins are co-located in the Phycisphaerae bacterium genome:
- a CDS encoding tagaturonate epimerase family protein, translating to MKLEKLSIGTGDRFAHQGKAQLAAIIKAKQQGCNIVPVWNKSNREHSIIGTKPADLRTEADGAVKALGWKDSYYVDADHINLSTVDSFIEPSNFFTLDVADYIGQKCDEKDLKDFVAQNKKFIGTIEIPGISEKLNITQGDLEKIGEKFLLAVKKAGEIYRHVAEKKGSDNFVTEVSMDESNEPQSPVEMLFILSAIAAEKIPAQTIAPKFTGRFNKGVDYVGNVAQFEKEFNEDIAVINFAVKQFGLPNNLKLSVHSGSDKFSIYTPIKKALKKTGAGLHLKTAGTTWLEEIIGLALAGGCGLEIAKEVYSQALEHFDELCGPYATVIDIDKSKLPSPEEVAKWDSVKFANTLRHDQSCKDYNLHFRQLIHVGYKIAAKMGSCYIEALEKYEDTIAKTVTENIYDRHIKRIFID from the coding sequence ATGAAACTTGAAAAATTATCCATCGGCACTGGCGACAGATTCGCTCACCAGGGCAAGGCACAGCTTGCCGCTATAATAAAAGCCAAACAGCAGGGCTGTAATATAGTTCCCGTCTGGAATAAATCCAACAGAGAACATTCCATCATCGGCACTAAACCGGCGGATTTAAGAACCGAAGCGGACGGGGCCGTAAAGGCGCTCGGCTGGAAAGATTCGTATTACGTCGATGCAGACCATATAAATTTAAGCACGGTCGATTCATTCATCGAACCGAGCAATTTCTTCACGCTCGATGTGGCAGACTATATCGGCCAAAAATGCGACGAAAAGGATTTAAAGGATTTTGTCGCACAAAATAAAAAATTCATCGGCACAATCGAAATCCCCGGAATTAGTGAAAAATTAAATATTACACAGGGCGACCTTGAGAAAATCGGCGAAAAATTTCTGCTGGCCGTTAAAAAAGCAGGTGAAATTTACAGGCACGTTGCCGAGAAGAAAGGCTCCGATAATTTCGTAACTGAAGTTTCAATGGACGAATCAAACGAGCCGCAAAGTCCAGTTGAGATGCTATTTATACTCTCGGCTATCGCCGCTGAAAAAATTCCAGCCCAGACAATCGCGCCGAAATTCACCGGCAGATTTAACAAAGGTGTCGATTACGTCGGCAATGTTGCACAATTCGAAAAGGAATTCAACGAAGATATAGCCGTTATTAATTTCGCAGTTAAACAGTTCGGCCTGCCGAATAATCTGAAATTAAGCGTTCATTCCGGCAGCGACAAATTTTCAATTTACACGCCGATTAAAAAAGCATTGAAGAAGACCGGCGCCGGTCTGCATTTAAAAACCGCGGGCACGACATGGCTGGAGGAAATTATCGGTCTGGCTCTGGCCGGCGGATGCGGCCTTGAGATCGCAAAGGAAGTTTACAGCCAGGCTCTCGAACATTTCGATGAACTTTGCGGCCCTTACGCAACGGTCATAGATATCGATAAATCGAAATTGCCAAGTCCGGAAGAGGTCGCAAAATGGGACAGTGTAAAATTCGCCAATACGCTTCGCCATGACCAGAGCTGTAAAGATTATAATCTTCACTTCCGCCAGTTAATCCACGTCGGTTATAAAATCGCCGCCAAGATGGGAAGCTGCTACATCGAAGCGCTGGAAAAATACGAAGATACAATCGCAAAAACAGTAACAGAAAATATCTACGACAGGCACATAAAGAGAATTTTTATCGATTGA
- a CDS encoding nucleotidyl transferase AbiEii/AbiGii toxin family protein, translated as MKDYIKQIIENVQDNNLARCIVREYLQARLLEGLQENGAFENWAFVGGTALRFLYLMPRFSEDLDFSISASGVEDNFTGIMKRIKSLFLAEDYSLIIKGKTEKAVKNAFLNFEGLLYELELSPHRSETISIKVEIDTNPPAGANFETSVIRKHCLLNVQHYDRASLLAGKLHALLSRKYVKGRDVYDLFWYLSDRNWPAPNTIFLNNALQQTGWQGQAITIDNWKNETAQRISQYDWNKVIADVRPFIERQQDLKLLAKENLLKLLENDVNR; from the coding sequence GTGAAAGATTATATAAAACAAATCATTGAAAACGTTCAGGACAACAATCTCGCAAGATGTATCGTGAGAGAATACCTGCAGGCAAGATTGCTTGAGGGTCTTCAGGAAAACGGAGCCTTTGAAAACTGGGCATTTGTCGGCGGGACCGCTTTGAGGTTTCTTTATTTGATGCCGCGTTTTTCAGAAGACCTGGATTTTTCTATTTCAGCTTCCGGAGTCGAAGATAATTTCACCGGGATTATGAAAAGAATCAAAAGCCTTTTTCTTGCCGAGGATTATTCTCTGATTATTAAAGGAAAGACCGAAAAGGCAGTAAAAAACGCCTTTTTAAATTTTGAAGGCCTGCTTTATGAACTTGAACTTTCACCGCATCGTTCAGAAACTATTTCGATTAAGGTGGAAATCGATACGAATCCGCCGGCTGGGGCTAATTTTGAGACAAGCGTAATAAGAAAACACTGTTTATTAAATGTGCAGCATTACGACAGGGCTTCTTTGCTTGCCGGTAAATTACACGCATTGTTAAGCCGTAAATATGTTAAAGGCAGAGATGTTTACGATTTATTTTGGTACCTGTCCGACAGAAACTGGCCTGCGCCAAATACCATTTTTTTAAATAATGCCCTGCAGCAGACGGGTTGGCAGGGACAGGCAATTACCATTGATAACTGGAAAAATGAAACCGCTCAACGTATTTCCCAATACGATTGGAATAAAGTAATTGCCGATGTCCGGCCGTTTATTGAGCGACAGCAGGATTTAAAACTTCTTGCAAAAGAAAATCTTCTCAAACTGCTCGAAAACGACGTCAATCGATAA
- a CDS encoding zinc ribbon domain-containing protein, which yields MPIFEYKCSDCGKVSEFLEKADSKAGRSCPDCNSKNLKKQFSTFSAVVKQPAAGSKCHTCPSGGTCPHSGL from the coding sequence ATGCCCATTTTTGAATACAAGTGCTCCGATTGTGGAAAGGTGAGCGAATTTCTGGAAAAGGCTGATTCAAAAGCCGGCCGAAGCTGTCCGGACTGCAACAGCAAAAACCTTAAAAAACAATTCTCAACTTTTTCCGCTGTGGTAAAACAGCCTGCCGCCGGTTCAAAATGTCATACCTGCCCTTCCGGCGGAACATGCCCTCATTCAGGACTCTAA
- the leuS gene encoding leucine--tRNA ligase gives MNENTGFYNFNDIEKKWQTYWETNKTFAASDSDKSKPKYYVLDMFPYPSAQGLHVGHPEGYTASDIIARYKRMNGFNVLHPIGWDAFGLPAEQYAIQTGTHPAKTTQQNINNMRRQIKSLGFSYDWDRQVDTTDQKYYKWTQWIFLKLFNSYFDETEQKAKPIEQLPIPSNLNTEEKRKYIDDHRLAYEAEIAVNWCPELGTVLANEEVIGGISERGGHPVIRKPMRQWMLRITKYADRLQDDLVLVDWPESIKKLQTDWIGKSIGAEVDFKVAGFDETITVFTTRPDTLFGATYMVLAPEHPFVDKITTADKKTAIADYKKKAQSKSDLDRTDLAKDKTGEFTGAFAINPVNDKKIPIWISDYVLISYGTGAIMSVPAHDERDFEFAKKFNLPIIPVVEPEDKALAEQVEKGEYCFAGDGIAINSGKFNGLSTAEFKEKITNWLSEKDLGKKAVNYKLRDWLFSRQRYWGEPFPILHHEDGSITALDEKQLPLTLPEVESYKPSGTALSPLATIDNWLNVKLPDGKTAKRETNTMPQWAGSCWYYLRYLDPDNDMESWSKQKEKYWMPVDLYIGGAEHAVLHLLYSRFWHKLLYDLGYVSTAEPFKKLINQGMILGEDNQKMSKSRGNVVNPDKVITDYGADSMRLYEMFMGPLEAAKPWSMQGVEGVHRFLNKLWRTTIDEETGGLNGNIKDVDADEETQKILHQTIKKVTQNIDTFRFNTAISQMMIFVNHLNKLEIKPKKAIETFVLVLAPFSPHVAEELWQKLGNKNTLAYEKWPKFDENIAKEKEIELAVQVLGKIKDKIVVSADADEEEIKQKALACEKVASAIAGKEIKKIIIIKSRLVNIVTG, from the coding sequence ATGAACGAAAACACAGGATTCTATAACTTTAACGATATAGAAAAAAAGTGGCAAACGTATTGGGAGACAAACAAGACCTTTGCCGCTTCTGACAGCGATAAGAGCAAGCCCAAGTACTACGTGCTGGACATGTTTCCATATCCGTCTGCACAGGGCCTTCACGTCGGCCATCCGGAAGGCTATACAGCAAGCGATATCATCGCCCGCTATAAAAGAATGAACGGTTTTAACGTTCTGCACCCCATAGGCTGGGACGCGTTCGGGCTGCCCGCCGAACAATACGCAATCCAGACCGGCACGCATCCTGCCAAAACAACCCAGCAGAATATCAATAATATGCGGCGACAAATCAAATCGCTCGGCTTTTCCTACGACTGGGACAGGCAGGTCGATACCACGGACCAGAAATATTACAAATGGACACAGTGGATATTCCTGAAATTATTCAACAGCTATTTCGACGAAACAGAACAAAAAGCAAAACCAATCGAACAATTACCAATACCATCAAACTTAAATACGGAAGAAAAAAGGAAATACATCGACGACCATCGCCTTGCCTATGAGGCTGAAATAGCGGTCAACTGGTGCCCTGAACTTGGAACCGTTCTGGCAAACGAAGAAGTAATCGGCGGTATAAGCGAACGAGGCGGACATCCGGTAATAAGAAAACCTATGCGTCAATGGATGCTGCGAATCACAAAATACGCAGACAGGCTTCAGGACGATTTGGTACTTGTCGATTGGCCGGAATCCATAAAGAAACTGCAAACCGACTGGATAGGCAAAAGCATCGGCGCCGAAGTCGATTTTAAAGTCGCCGGCTTCGATGAAACAATAACTGTCTTTACCACCCGACCGGATACGCTTTTCGGTGCAACCTATATGGTACTTGCGCCGGAACATCCGTTCGTCGATAAAATTACCACTGCGGATAAAAAAACCGCGATTGCCGATTACAAGAAAAAGGCACAGAGCAAAAGCGACCTCGACAGAACAGACCTTGCCAAAGACAAGACCGGTGAATTTACCGGTGCCTTTGCGATAAATCCCGTCAATGACAAGAAAATTCCAATCTGGATTAGCGACTACGTTCTGATTAGTTATGGAACCGGCGCGATAATGAGCGTACCGGCTCACGATGAACGCGATTTCGAATTCGCAAAGAAATTCAACCTGCCTATCATCCCGGTAGTCGAACCGGAAGACAAGGCTCTGGCCGAGCAGGTCGAAAAAGGCGAGTATTGTTTTGCCGGTGACGGCATTGCGATAAACAGCGGAAAATTCAACGGCTTATCGACAGCGGAATTTAAAGAAAAAATTACAAACTGGCTCAGCGAAAAAGACCTCGGCAAAAAGGCCGTCAATTACAAGCTTCGCGACTGGCTGTTTTCACGCCAGCGATACTGGGGCGAACCGTTCCCAATTCTGCACCACGAAGATGGAAGTATAACCGCACTTGACGAAAAGCAACTGCCCCTGACATTGCCGGAGGTTGAAAGCTATAAGCCTTCGGGCACAGCTTTATCGCCGCTGGCGACGATTGATAACTGGCTCAATGTAAAACTGCCTGACGGCAAAACCGCAAAACGCGAGACAAATACAATGCCGCAGTGGGCAGGAAGCTGCTGGTATTATCTGCGTTATCTCGACCCGGACAACGATATGGAAAGCTGGTCGAAACAGAAGGAAAAATACTGGATGCCGGTCGATTTATATATCGGCGGTGCCGAGCACGCTGTGCTTCATCTGCTTTATTCACGGTTCTGGCACAAACTGCTTTATGATTTGGGCTATGTCAGCACGGCCGAGCCGTTTAAAAAACTTATCAATCAGGGAATGATACTCGGCGAAGACAATCAGAAGATGAGCAAATCCAGAGGCAACGTTGTCAATCCCGACAAGGTCATTACCGACTACGGCGCAGATTCGATGAGACTTTACGAAATGTTTATGGGCCCGCTCGAGGCCGCCAAACCGTGGAGTATGCAGGGAGTCGAAGGCGTTCACAGGTTTTTAAATAAACTCTGGCGAACAACAATCGACGAAGAAACTGGCGGCTTAAACGGCAATATAAAAGATGTCGATGCCGACGAAGAAACACAGAAAATACTCCATCAGACCATAAAGAAAGTTACACAGAATATCGATACTTTCCGGTTCAATACGGCAATAAGCCAGATGATGATTTTTGTCAATCACCTGAATAAACTTGAGATAAAACCGAAAAAGGCGATAGAAACTTTCGTACTTGTCCTTGCGCCTTTTTCGCCGCACGTCGCAGAAGAACTTTGGCAGAAACTCGGCAACAAGAATACACTTGCCTATGAAAAATGGCCGAAGTTCGATGAAAATATTGCGAAAGAAAAAGAAATCGAGCTTGCCGTCCAGGTTCTCGGCAAAATAAAGGATAAAATTGTAGTTTCTGCCGATGCGGATGAAGAAGAAATAAAACAAAAGGCTCTTGCCTGTGAGAAAGTCGCTTCCGCCATCGCCGGCAAAGAGATAAAAAAGATAATCATTATAAAATCCAGATTAGTTAATATTGTTACGGGATAA
- a CDS encoding GxxExxY protein → MNDELTEKIIGAAIEVHNILEPGLLESIYEEALCLEFALRGIKHQRQVDCDIIYKGKTIKGQKLDLLVENEVVVEIKSLSKMPEVALAQTLSYLKATNLKRGLIINFGEKRLIDGVKRVSL, encoded by the coding sequence ATGAACGACGAATTAACAGAAAAAATTATTGGAGCGGCAATAGAAGTTCATAATATACTTGAGCCCGGATTGCTCGAATCAATTTACGAAGAGGCTCTGTGCCTTGAATTTGCGTTGAGAGGCATAAAACATCAAAGGCAGGTTGATTGCGATATTATTTATAAAGGAAAAACTATCAAAGGCCAAAAACTTGACTTACTTGTGGAAAACGAAGTTGTCGTAGAAATTAAATCTTTGTCAAAAATGCCGGAAGTGGCTTTGGCACAGACCCTTTCATATTTAAAAGCAACAAACCTCAAAAGAGGCTTGATAATCAATTTTGGCGAAAAGAGACTGATTGACGGCGTTAAAAGGGTATCTCTATAA
- a CDS encoding GIY-YIG nuclease family protein — MDKKHIIDEIIRTAKENNGKPLGSGKFARITGIKESDWYGKYWAKWGDALKEAGFKPNKLKSAYDEDFLIECVISLIREINKFPTSGELQLKSYNTEGFPAHKTFRRLGQKTKMVRKILAYCKDKSKYQDVIEICKEISDSSEKIEKSDTGKDNLKFGYVYLMKSGGYYKIGKSNCVEKRNYEIGIKLPEELKIIHKIKTDDPTGIEAYWHNRFADKRKRGEWFDLSNSDIKIFKRRTFM; from the coding sequence ATGGATAAAAAACATATCATTGACGAAATTATTAGAACAGCCAAGGAAAATAATGGTAAACCATTGGGAAGTGGTAAATTTGCCCGTATTACCGGGATTAAGGAGTCAGATTGGTATGGAAAATATTGGGCTAAATGGGGCGATGCCCTTAAGGAAGCAGGATTTAAGCCAAATAAACTCAAATCTGCATATGACGAAGATTTTCTAATAGAGTGTGTAATTTCCTTAATTAGAGAAATAAATAAATTTCCTACATCTGGTGAGCTCCAGTTAAAATCATATAATACAGAAGGTTTTCCTGCTCATAAGACGTTTCGTCGTTTAGGGCAGAAAACTAAAATGGTTCGGAAGATTCTCGCTTATTGCAAAGACAAGAGTAAATACCAAGACGTTATTGAAATTTGCAAGGAAATTTCTGACTCTTCAGAGAAGATAGAGAAATCTGATACCGGAAAAGATAACTTGAAATTCGGTTACGTGTATTTAATGAAATCGGGTGGATATTACAAAATAGGAAAAAGCAATTGCGTTGAAAAACGGAACTATGAAATAGGAATCAAGCTTCCGGAGGAATTGAAAATAATTCATAAAATCAAAACAGATGACCCAACAGGGATAGAAGCCTATTGGCATAATAGATTTGCAGATAAAAGAAAACGCGGCGAATGGTTTGACTTGTCAAACAGCGACATTAAGATATTTAAGCGAAGAACATTTATGTAA
- the cyaB gene encoding class IV adenylate cyclase, producing the protein MTIEIEIKLKVENIEPTAEKLAQLGAKFEGDFIQTDAYYDDSEDSLVNSDRCLRIRKHRNHIGEAIELTYKGARENHRFKTRREIGIKVEKAEELTELFEELGYKEKLEFEKKRSLWDFHGCKVALDELPLIGKFVEIEGPDDDTIEQAQKELGLGNLKHIPQSYAHLMEEAIAKTGSKKRKITLD; encoded by the coding sequence ATGACTATCGAAATAGAAATAAAACTGAAAGTCGAGAATATCGAGCCGACCGCGGAAAAACTGGCACAGCTCGGCGCCAAATTCGAGGGCGACTTTATCCAGACAGACGCTTATTACGACGATTCGGAAGATTCGCTGGTCAATTCCGACAGGTGCCTGCGGATAAGAAAGCACAGAAATCATATAGGCGAGGCGATTGAGCTTACTTATAAAGGCGCAAGAGAGAATCATCGTTTCAAGACCCGCCGGGAAATAGGCATAAAGGTCGAAAAAGCAGAAGAGCTCACGGAGCTTTTCGAGGAACTGGGCTATAAAGAAAAACTTGAGTTTGAAAAGAAAAGAAGCCTTTGGGATTTTCACGGCTGCAAGGTCGCGTTGGACGAGTTGCCGCTTATCGGAAAATTCGTGGAAATCGAAGGGCCGGACGACGATACAATCGAACAGGCCCAGAAAGAACTCGGGCTTGGAAATTTAAAACACATACCGCAGAGCTATGCGCATCTTATGGAAGAAGCAATCGCGAAAACCGGCTCGAAGAAAAGAAAGATAACGTTAGACTAA
- a CDS encoding YegS/Rv2252/BmrU family lipid kinase, producing the protein MKPDSGYISLIINTSSGASSEKLMVKQFIEYLQQKKFQMQISHTKSLSHARALAAEAAVKFNCAMVIVAGGDGTIREVCHGLEGSDKPMMLLPCGTENLLANELGYKTTLKTAIRVFESEIIRPLDLCKANDCFFTSVGGVGFDGEVVKLVDDQRRGNITHLHYFRPIWKTFWGYNFSKITVEVDEKTVFSGRGIVIFGNISRYALGLPILQAADFSDGLLDICVYKCSNKVSLLYHALMTTFKRHRKSKSVFYKQCKKIKISSGSFIRTELDGDPGPQLPLEITIIPQAVKILVPPQGKPFGMRRRIFRIFE; encoded by the coding sequence ATGAAACCAGACAGCGGCTACATATCTCTGATAATAAACACCAGTTCAGGTGCCAGCAGCGAAAAGCTGATGGTAAAGCAATTCATAGAATACCTGCAGCAGAAAAAATTCCAGATGCAGATTAGTCATACCAAGTCTTTATCTCACGCACGGGCTTTGGCGGCAGAGGCGGCGGTGAAATTCAATTGCGCTATGGTTATCGTCGCCGGCGGAGACGGAACAATCCGTGAGGTTTGCCACGGTCTCGAAGGCAGCGACAAACCGATGATGCTTCTTCCGTGCGGCACTGAAAACCTGCTTGCCAACGAACTCGGCTATAAAACAACTCTCAAAACCGCGATAAGAGTTTTTGAATCAGAGATTATACGGCCTTTGGATTTATGCAAGGCAAACGACTGCTTTTTTACGTCTGTCGGCGGCGTCGGCTTTGACGGTGAGGTTGTAAAACTTGTTGACGACCAAAGAAGGGGCAATATCACTCATCTTCATTATTTCCGGCCTATCTGGAAAACCTTCTGGGGTTATAATTTCTCTAAAATAACCGTTGAAGTCGACGAGAAAACGGTTTTTTCAGGCCGCGGCATTGTCATTTTCGGCAATATATCCAGATACGCCCTGGGTCTGCCTATTTTGCAGGCAGCGGATTTCAGCGACGGCCTGCTCGATATCTGCGTATATAAATGTTCCAATAAGGTTTCTCTTTTGTATCATGCCCTTATGACCACATTCAAAAGGCATCGCAAAAGCAAAAGCGTTTTTTATAAACAATGCAAAAAAATCAAAATATCTTCCGGAAGTTTCATAAGAACCGAACTTGACGGCGACCCGGGTCCGCAACTGCCGCTTGAAATTACTATTATCCCGCAGGCCGTTAAAATTCTTGTTCCGCCGCAGGGCAAACCTTTCGGAATGAGAAGAAGAATATTCAGAATTTTCGAATAA
- the kdsA gene encoding 3-deoxy-8-phosphooctulonate synthase, which produces MFKIENIKVEPDGGLFVIAGPCVIETEEICLDIASRLAEISKKTGVPVIFKASFDKANRSSIDGFRGPGLEKGLAILAKVKKQTSLALLTDIHTPQQAAAAAEVVDCLQIPAFLCRQTDLLIACGRTGKPVNVKKGQFMSPEEMKNAVEKIHSTGNEKILLTERGTFFGYNRLVNDMTAIPAMKKLGCPVIFDATHSTQQPGGLGNATAGSRDMAPVLARAAVAAGADGLFIEVHTDPKNAKSDATTIMPIEWVENLLIICKKIHEIAKN; this is translated from the coding sequence ATGTTTAAGATAGAAAATATTAAAGTAGAACCTGACGGCGGCTTATTCGTCATAGCAGGTCCGTGTGTTATTGAAACCGAAGAGATTTGCCTGGACATTGCTTCGCGGCTGGCTGAAATCAGCAAGAAGACCGGTGTGCCGGTAATCTTTAAGGCAAGTTTCGACAAAGCCAATCGCAGCAGTATCGACGGTTTTCGAGGGCCGGGGCTGGAAAAGGGCCTTGCGATCCTGGCGAAAGTCAAAAAACAAACTTCACTCGCCCTGCTGACAGATATTCATACACCACAGCAGGCGGCCGCAGCAGCAGAAGTTGTCGACTGTTTACAAATCCCAGCTTTTCTCTGCCGTCAGACAGATTTACTCATCGCCTGCGGCAGGACCGGCAAGCCGGTAAATGTCAAAAAGGGGCAATTTATGTCCCCTGAAGAAATGAAAAATGCCGTTGAGAAAATCCATTCGACCGGCAATGAAAAGATACTGCTGACTGAACGAGGAACGTTCTTCGGCTATAACCGTCTTGTTAATGATATGACGGCAATACCGGCTATGAAAAAACTCGGTTGTCCCGTAATTTTCGACGCAACCCACAGCACCCAGCAGCCGGGCGGACTTGGCAATGCCACGGCCGGCTCAAGAGATATGGCCCCTGTTTTGGCCAGGGCCGCTGTCGCAGCCGGTGCCGATGGACTGTTTATCGAAGTCCATACCGACCCCAAAAACGCAAAATCCGACGCGACAACTATTATGCCTATCGAATGGGTTGAAAATTTATTAATTATCTGCAAAAAAATACACGAAATAGCCAAAAATTAG